A genomic stretch from Camelus ferus isolate YT-003-E chromosome 17, BCGSAC_Cfer_1.0, whole genome shotgun sequence includes:
- the CTNNB1 gene encoding catenin beta-1, producing the protein MATQADLMELDMAMEPDRKAAVSHWQQQSYLDSGIHSGATTTAPSLSGKGNPEEEDVDTTQVLYEWEQGFSQSFTQEQVADIDGQYAMTRAQRVRAAMFPETLDEGMQIPSTQFDAAHPTNVQRLAEPSQMLKHAVVNLINYQDDAELATRAIPELTKLLNDEDQVVVNKAAVMVHQLSKKEASRHAIMRSPQMVSAIVRTMQNTNDVETARCTAGTLHNLSHHREGLLAIFKSGGIPALVKMLGSPVDSVLFYAITTLHNLLLHQEGAKMAVRLAGGLQKMVALLNKTNVKFLAITTDCLQILAYGNQESKLIILASGGPQALVNIMRTYTYEKLLWTTSRVLKVLSVCSSNKPAIVEAGGMQALGLHLTDPSQRLVQNCLWTLRNLSDAATKQEGMEGLLGTLVQLLGSDDINVVTCAAGILSNLTCNNYKNKMMVCQVGGIEALVRTVLRAGDREDITEPAICALRHLTSRHQEAEMAQNAVRLHYGLPVVVKLLHPPSHWPLIKATVGLIRNLALCPANHAPLREQGAIPRLVQLLVRAHQDTQRRTSMGGTQQQFVEGVRMEEIVEGCTGALHILARDVHNRIVIRGLNTIPLFVQLLYSPIENIQRVAAGVLCELAQDKEAAEAIEAEGATAPLTELLHSRNEGVATYAAAVLFRMSEDKPQDYKKRLSVELTSSLFRTEPMAWNETADLGLDIGAQGEPLGYRQDDPSYRSFHSGGYGQDALGMDPMMEHEMGGHHPGADYPVDGLPDLGHAQDLMDGLPPGDSNQLAWFDTDL; encoded by the exons ATGGCTACCCAAG CTGATTTGATGGAGCTGGACATGGCCATGGAGCCAGACAGAAAAGCAGCTGTTAGTCACTGGCAGCAGCAGTCTTACCTGGACTCTGGAATCCATTCTGGTGCCACTACCACAGCTCCTTCTCTAAGTGGTAAAGGCAATCCTGAGGAAGAGGATGTGGATACCACCCAAGTCCTGTATGAGTGGGAGCAGGGATTTTCCCAGTCCTTCACTCAAGAACAAGTAGCTG ATATTGACGGACAGTATGCAATGACTCGAGCTCAGAGGGTACGGGCGGCTATGTTCCCTGAGACGTTAGATGAGGGCATGCAGATCCCATCTACGCAGTTTGATGCCGCTCATCCCACTAACGTCCAGCGTCTGGCTGAGCCATCACAGATGCTGAAGCATGCAGTTGTAAATCTGATTAACTATCAAGATGATGCAGAACTTGCCACACGTGCAATCCCTGAATTGACAAAACTGCTAAATGATGAAGACCAG GTGGTGGTGAATAAGGCTGCAGTTATGGTCCATCAGCTTTCTAAAAAGGAAGCTTCCAGACATGCCATCATGCGTTCTCCTCAGATGGTGTCTGCTATTGTACGCACCATGCAGAACACAAATGATGTGGAAACGGCTCGCTGTACGGCTGGGACCTTGCACAATCTCTCCCACCACCGTGAGGGCTTGCTGGCCATCTTTAAGTCTGGGGGCATTCCTGCCCTGGTGAAGATGCTTGG ttcACCAGTGGATTCTGTATTGTTTTATGCCATTACAACTCTCCACAACCTTTTGCTGCATCAGGAAGGAGCTAAAATGGCAGTGCGTTTAGCTGGCGGGCTGCAGAAAATGGTTGCCTTGCTCAACAAAACGAATGTTAAATTCTTGGCTATTACAACAGACTGCCTTCAGATTTTAGCTTACGGCAATCAAGAAAGCAAG CTGATCATTCTGGCTAGTGGTGGACCTCAAGCTTTAGTGAATATAATGAGGACCTACACTTACGAGAAACTCCTGTGGACCACAAGCAGGGTACTGAAGGTGCTGTCTGTCTGCTCTAGTAACAAGCCGGCTATTGTAGAGGCTG gTGGAATGCAGGCTTTAGGACTTCACCTGACGGATCCAAGTCAGCGTCTTGTTCAGAACTGTCTTTGGACTCTTAGGAATCTTTCAGATGCTGCAACTAAACAG GAAGGGATGGAAGGTCTTCTTGGGACCCTTGTTCAGCTTCTGGGCTCAGATGATATAAACGTGGTCACCTGTGCAGCTGGAATTCTTTCTAATCTCACTTGCAATAATTATAAGAACAAGATGATGGTGTGCCAAGTGGGTGGTATAGAGGCTCTTGTGCGTACTGTCCTTCGTGCTGGTGACAGGGAGGACATCACTGAGCCTGCCATCTGTGCTCTTCGTCATCTGACCAGCCGACACCAGGAAGCTGAGATGGCCCAGAATGCTGTTCGCCTTCACTATGGACTACCAGTCGTGGTGAAACTCCTCCACCcgccatcccactggcctctgaTCAAG GCTACCGTTGGATTGATTCGCAATCTTGCCCTTTGCCCAGCAAATCACGCACCTTTGCGTGAGCAGGGTGCCATTCCACGACTAGTCCAGTTGCTGGTGCGTGCACATCAGGATACCCAGCGTCGTACATCTATGGGTGGAACACAGCAGCAGTTTGTG GAGGGGGTCCGCATGGAAGAAATAGTGGAAGGTTGTACTGGAGCCCTTCACATCCTAGCTCGGGATGTTCACAACCGAATTGTTATCAGAGGACTAAATACCATTCCACTGTTTGTGCAG CTGCTGTATTCGCCCATTGAGAATATCCAAAGAGTAGCTGCAGGGGTCCTGTGTGAGCTCGCTCAGGACAAGGAGGCTGCAGAAGCCATCGAGGCCGAGGGAGCCACCGCACCGCTGACGGAGCTACTTCACTCCCGGAACGAGGGCGTGG CAACGTACGCAGCTGCTGTTTTGTTCCGGATGTCAGAGGACAAGCCACAGGATTATAAGAAACGGCTTTCGGTTGAATTGACCAGTTCTCTCTTCAGAACGGAGCCCATGGCTTGGAACGAG ACTGCTGATCTTGGACTTGATATTGGTGCCCAGGGAGAACCCCTTGGATATCGCCAGGATG ATCCCAGCTATCGTTCTTTTCACTCTGGTGGATACGGACAGGATGCCTTGGGTATGGACCCCATGATGGAGCACGAGATGGGAGGCCACCACCCTGGTGCTGACTATCCAGTTGATGGGCTGCCGGATCTGGGGCatgcccaggacctcatggacGGGCTGCCTCCGGGTGACAGCAATCAGCTGGCCTGGTTTGATACTGACCTGTAA